One region of Culex pipiens pallens isolate TS chromosome 2, TS_CPP_V2, whole genome shotgun sequence genomic DNA includes:
- the LOC120431033 gene encoding serine protease filzig-like, with amino-acid sequence MFNHECFQRQGEVVGACMDGFLFGTCCELPLSNEVAASTDSLLEMINYTNADEADSTSQSPLSSAIASQYEKFGSQLSASGYNPMVSYEPVRLEESPSKDGSTSAPLKIKRKKPVFDKLHNNYITNDDLDEDIVLNSLNSHKYEMANGAVSVYSPSTSNIKSEEIEIATTVPPPPIQEDVSFVQINNHNVYSSEIPTSLNAYNDEVSDSNTAPSAPSYESSTDITSTGVQIIANQIYQENQLFDHSDITHPEAETVLINENGAVDQSYANPADFDVEEIATEVLTTEKPIRITPPKPQFKPKPKPTQATEPNKYVLVHTISSDSKDSENQTSKPTVSVNNIHSINSIILMLNDTNLGPQYDTDEEETKQDAILTTTVSTTTTTTSTRTPSTTSAEPTEPDTTSAAVTYATSSIDYDKYGPTSFYITKPQKTSPPTTQLSTKVPSTSYVYSPKPTRRPILEPVVVQATLLTNGYGTTAVTQNEPAIDVSTVRPPPNKIVITAGPPPSQRPVLITSEGEHAVSSGYYTVSTGPPAAPVAVSTVQPTKKVTPTKQRPVSSTIQLPEYIVQSSTLSHQSPPALANVNYVHISSASDNPSPTVHITPKPVPGLVTSSTWNQKLTSPIGNQRPGFYENTPPPVYVSSLADFEDEGYFGVTKRPGARPTVSSTAIYTLVDNSQMLNSFASSTYSPYGPTAGYPSMNRIPPNVQPSQIYIAAQPIESSTIKNELYTTPDDINNFPPVRNPNLNLTDSTMMTNMTKIQNDNFKDEDKVNMLVNKIVATFNGNFDELEAILKERKNLTLSTTTTTTEATTTTERIKLTSSTSKPVTKKKKKRPSGSKKPSNGTSTSSTGVKKPTTTKPSVIQQDAASTTLRPSPKPSKKPSKKRPSNSTKPSTSSSSKPVQTTSLSNASPTKPAKPSSSKPKPSSSSTSTRPKPPTSVVSKPSADFERPPTTVSKPVSTTKKPVRTSTSKKPSGTKKPTSRPTLADTEPVTVTTTRKPTKATKRTTKRPTTTTTTSTTTTTPAPEDEIIDEEENVVEEEEEEDEDVGEETNETGQDLQGSRKILCGQRPLMKSARVVGGKAAKFGEWPWQVLVRESTWLGLFTKNKCGGVLITNEYVITAAHCQPGFLASLVAVFGEFDISSDLEARRSVTKNVKRVIVHRQYDAATFENDLAILELESPIHYDVHIVGLAV; translated from the exons GTTGAGTGCTTCGGGGTACAATCCGATGGTATCGTACGAGCCGGTTAGGCTGGAAGAGTCTCCGAGCAAGGATGGGTCGACGAGCGCTCCACTGAAGATCAAGCGGAAGAAGCCGGTGTTTGACAAGTTGCACAACAATTATATTACGAACGATGATCTGGACGAGGATATCGTGCTGAACAGCTTGAACTCGCACAAGTACGAGATGGCGAACGGAGCTGTTTCGGTGTACTCACCGTCGACGTCTAATATTAAGTCGGAAGAGATCGAGATCGCTACGACCGTGCCACCACCACCGATTCAGGAAGATGTTTCCTTTGTGCAGATTAATAACCACAATGTGTACAGTTCGGAGATTCCTACCTCGTTGAATGCGTACAATGATGAAGTGTCGGACTCGAATACGGCCCCGTCCGCTCCTAGCTACGAGTCGAGCACGGACATAACCTCAACCGGAGTGCAGATCATTGCGAATCAGATCTACCAGGAGAATCAACTGTTTGACCACAGCGACATTACCCATCCGGAAGCCGAAACGGTGCTGATCAACGAAAACGGTGCTGTCGACCAAAGTTACGCCAATCCTGCCGATTTCGACGTCGAAGAAATCGCCACGGAGGTGCTGACCACAGAGAAACCAATCAGAATCACCCCTCCAAAGCCCCAGTTCAAACCTAAGCCTAAGCCAACGCAAGCAACCGAACCAAACAAATACGTACTTGTACATACCATTTCTAGTGACTCCAAAGATAGCGAGAACCAAACCTCGAAGCCGACCGTTTCGGTTAACAACATTCACTCGATCAACTCGATCATACTGATGCTGAACGACACGAACCTTGGACCTCAGTACGATACGGACGAGGAGGAGACCAAGCAAGACGCAATCCTTACGACGACTGTTTCGACGACCACCACGACGACAAGCACGAGAACTCCCAGTACGACCAGTGCTGAGCCGACTGAACCCGACACGACTTCCGCCGCAGTAACGTACGCGACCTCGTCGATCGACTACGACAAGTACGGGCCGACTAGCTTCTACATCACAAAACCCCAAAAGACAAGCCCACCAACCACCCAGCTATCCACTAAGGTCCCTTCGACCAGCTACGTGTACAGTCCAAAGCCTACGAGACGGCCCATTCTGGAACCGGTTGTAGTCCAAGCTACCTTACTGACGAACGGATACGGTACGACGGCTGTGACGCAAAACGAACCAGCTATCGACGTATCGACCGTTCGTCCACCACCCAACAAAATTGTCATCACAGCTGGACCGCCGCCATCTCAGCGGCCCGTCCTCATCACTAGCGAAGGCGAGCATGCCGTTTCGTCCGGGTACTACACCGTCTCTACTGGACCACCTGCAGCGCCTGTTGCAGTCTCTACTGTTCAACCCACCAAGAAAGTGACGCCCACCAAGCAGCGTCCCGTTTCTTCCACCATCCAACTACCGGAATACATCGTCCAATCGTCCACACTGTCCCACCAGTCCCCGCCAGCGCTGGCCAACGTAAACTACGTCCACATCTCCAGCGCGTCGGACAACCCGTCCCCAACCGTTCACATCACTCCGAAACCCGTTCCCGGACTCGTAACATCCAGCACGTGGAACCAGAAGCTCACCAGTCCCATCGGCAATCAACGGCCAGGATTCTACGAAAATACCCCACCACCAGTGTACGTGTCTTCGCTGGCCGACTTCGAAGATGAGGGCTACTTCGGAGTCACCAAACGACCCGGTGCCAGACCCACGGTCTCATCCACTGCCATCTACACCCTTGTCGACAACAGCCAGATGCTCAACAGCTTCGCTTCATCCACGTACTCTCCTTACGGACCAACGGCCGGCTATCCATCCATGAACCGCATCCCACCGAACGTTCAACCCAGTCAGATCTACATCGCCGCGCAGCCGATCGAATCGTCGACTATCAAGAACGAACTCTACACCACTCCCGATGACATCAACAACTTCCCACCGGTGCGCAACCCCAACCTCAACCTCACCGACTCGACCATGATGACCAACATGACCAAGATCCAGAACGACAACTTCAAGGACGAGGACAAGGTCAACATGCTGGTCAACAAGATTGTCGCCACGTTCAACGGAAACTTTGACGAGTTGGAAGCCATCTTGAAGGAGCGAAAGAACCTTACGTTGAGTACGACCACAACCACAACCGAAGCGACCACCACCACGGAAAGAATCAAGCTTACCAGTTCCACGAGCAAGCCAGTGaccaaaaagaagaagaagcgaCCAAGCGGCAGCAAGAAACCTTCCAACGGAACGTCAACCTCTTCGACCGGTGTCAAGAAGCCAACGACCACGAAGCCTTCCGTCATCCAGCAGGATGCTGCCTCCACAACCCTACGACCATCGCCGAAGCCATCGAAGAAACCATCCAAGAAGCGGCCCAGCAACTCGACCAAACCTTCCACCTCATCATCCTCCAAACCAGTGCAGACCACATCGCTGTCCAATGCCAGCCCAACAAAACCAGCCAAACCGTCCAGCTCCAAACCGAAACCATCCAGCTCTTCAACCTCAACCCGACCAAAGCCCCCCACTAGCGTAGTCTCGAAACCATCCGCCGACTTCGAGCGACCACCCACAACGGTCTCCAAACCCGTTTCCACCACCAAGAAGCCCGTGCGGACATCCACCTCGAAGAAGCCTTCCGGAACGAAGAAGCCCACCAGCCGACCGACGCTCGCCGACACCGAACCCGTGACGGTGACCACAACCCGCAAACCCACCAAG GCGACGAAGCGTACCACGAagcgaccgacgacgacgacgacgacgagcacCACCACCACGACACCGGCCCCGGAGGACGAGATCATCGACGAGGAGGAGAACGTCgtcgaggaggaggaggaagaggacGAGGACGTCGGCGAGGAGACCAACGAGACGGGCCAAGATCTGCAGGGGTCGCGGAAAATAC TGTGCGGTCAGCGGCCACTGATGAAGAGTGCGCGCGTGGTCGGCGGCAAGGCGGCCAAGTTCGGCGAGTGGCCCTGGCAGGTGCTGGTCCGCGAGTCGACCTGGCTCGGACTGTTCACCAAGAACAAGTGCGGCGGCGTGCTCATCACGAACGAATACGTCATAACGGCTGCCCATTGTCAGCCAGG CTTCCTGGCCTCGCTGGTGGCAGTGTTTGGGGAGTTTGACATCTCGAGCGACCTGGAGGCGCGCCGATCGGTGACGAAGAACGTGAAGCGGGTGATCGTGCACCGGCAGTACGACGCGGCCACCTTCGAGAACGACCTCGCCATCCTGGAGCTGGAGAGTCCGATTCACTACGATGTTCACATAG tggGCCTGGCCGTTTGA